A single window of Schistosoma mansoni strain Puerto Rico chromosome 7, complete genome DNA harbors:
- a CDS encoding boule-related: MSGINIQTGDQTNRLISENALIPICHPLAPGSSSLPKFGTLIPNRIFVGGIPSNTNEQELKSFFSSFGHVKDVKIINDRLGASKGYGFVTFESQEMAEKIIKNESETLIFKDRKLNIGHAIRKQQIFPRPELTTTLLFTGSAIPYSFQNGMAVFPLPGQEYPILTQTTAPYATMILPQPDGGTPLYLPPLHSTPAAAISPYTHIPQHAVTAALHQQFHQTGAVSCLTPAVVGQITPLNVSVNNTNPQSHSTPSVMAAAAAMAAAVQWPQHPGPNNQQNPQQSSAVTVTHSVSHVNNEHSINQTSTITQNQSTVTAQHPTNWHWSPGIQQSQNTIQGTSPQSNMFTIDTSSSISTTKSTSISNPNLQFPQQVSNSTLSLYPSSFGDISSTLQLLQSSTLTASTAALLAATVMQQPNTNIFDNEINMNLDMTTVATLAALATASINSPSLINTNMNSMKEMKKTKEKEDVTTSGFSKSVHLNDDIVGLSFTQPIKKPRYDVETAQKTKKDE, encoded by the exons ATG TCTGGAATCAATATTCAAACGGGTGATCAGACTAACAGACTCATCTCTGAGAACGCTTTAATTCCTATCTGTCATCCATTAGCTCCTGGATCTTCCAGCCTACCCAAGTTTGgtacccttattccaaaccgcATATTTGTTGGCGGAATACCATCAAAT ACAAACGAACAAGAACTGAAGTCTTTCTTTTCAAGTTTCGGCCACGTGAAAGATGTCAAAATTATAAATGATCGCCTTGGGGCATCTAAAGG TTACGGATTTGTTACTTTTGAAAGTCAAGAAATGGCTGAAAAAATTATTAAGAACGAG TCGGAAACACTCATTTTCAAAGACCGTAAACTCAACATAGGTCATGCAATTCGTAAGCAACAAATATTTCCTCGTCCAG AACTAACAACAACTTTGCTATTCACCGGAAGTGCAATTCCTTATAGCTTTCAAAATGGTATGGCTGTATTCCCTTTACCTGGCCAAGAGTATCCTATATTGACTCAA ACTACAGCTCCTTACGCCACAATGATACTTCCACAGCCGGATGGAGGGACACCTCTCTACTTGCCTCCTTTACATTCAACTCCAGCTGCCGCCATATCGCCATATACACACATTCCACAGCATGCTGTAACAGCAGCACTTCACCAACAGTTTCATCAAACAGGAGCTGTTTCTTGTTTAACTCCGGCGGTTGTTGGTCAGATAACACCACTCAATGTCAGTGTTAATAACACTAATCCTCAATCTCATTCAACTCCTTCAGTAATGGCGGCAGCTGCTGCTATGGCTGCTGCTGTTCAATGGCCACAACATCCAGGTCCGAATAACCAGCAAAATCCACAACAATCATCTGCTGTAACAGTAACTCATAGCGTTTCACATGTAAACAATGAACATTCCATCAATCAGACATCAACAATTACACAGAATCAATCTACTGTTACAGCTCAACATCCAACTAATTGGCATTGGTCACCAGGTATACAACAATCTCAAAATACAATTCAGGGAACAAGTCCTCAATCTAACATGTTCACTATTGATACATCTTCAAGTATAAGTACTACTAAATCAACATCAATATCGAATCCAAATCTTCAATTTCCTCAACAGGTGAGTAATTCAACTTTATCATTATACCCATCATCATTTGGCGATATATCATCAACGTTGCAGCTGTTACAAAGTTCAACTTTAACAGCATCCACTGCAGCATTACTTGCTGCTACTGTTATGCAGCAaccaaatacaaatatatttgataatgaGATTAATATGAATCTTGATATGACTACAGTAGCAACATTAGCTGCCTTAGCTACGGCATCAATTAATTCACCATCATTaattaatacaaatatgaattcaatgaaagagatgaagaaaacaaaagaaaaggaGGATGTTACCACAAGTGGATTTTCAAAATCTGTTCATTTAAATGATGATATTGTAGGGTTATCTTTTACTCAACCAATAAAAAAACCACGATATGATGTAGAAACTGCACAGAAAActaaaaaagatgaataa